From Candidatus Sphingomonas colombiensis, one genomic window encodes:
- a CDS encoding AAA family ATPase, whose amino-acid sequence MICIAVANQKGGVGKTTSAINLATALAATGKRVLLIDLDPQGNASTGLGIDHGLRTVSSYHVLVDGTPIENGVVASGIPRLEILPATVDLSGAEIELVELEARTHRLLRAIESCAPRWDIVLIDCPPSLGLLTINAMVAADSLLVPLQCEFFALEGLSQLLSTVERIRARFNPSLSIMGVALTMYDRRNRLTEQVATDVRAVLGRVVFETVIPRNVRLSEAPSHGLPALIYDHRCSGSEAYIALARELIARLPRMKEAAA is encoded by the coding sequence ATGATCTGTATCGCGGTGGCCAACCAAAAGGGCGGCGTTGGCAAGACTACCAGCGCAATCAACCTAGCGACCGCGCTCGCGGCGACCGGGAAGCGCGTGCTGCTGATCGATCTCGATCCACAGGGCAACGCCTCTACCGGGCTGGGGATCGATCACGGGTTGCGCACGGTATCGAGCTATCATGTCCTCGTCGACGGCACGCCGATCGAAAATGGCGTCGTTGCCAGCGGCATCCCCCGGCTGGAGATTTTGCCGGCAACGGTCGATCTTTCCGGCGCGGAGATCGAGCTGGTCGAGCTTGAGGCACGCACGCACCGGCTGCTTCGCGCGATCGAGAGTTGTGCGCCGCGCTGGGATATCGTGCTGATCGATTGCCCGCCCTCGCTAGGGCTGCTGACGATCAACGCGATGGTGGCCGCCGATTCGCTGCTCGTGCCGCTGCAATGCGAATTTTTCGCGCTGGAGGGATTGAGCCAGTTGCTCAGCACGGTCGAGCGGATTCGCGCGCGCTTCAATCCGTCGCTATCGATCATGGGCGTCGCGCTGACGATGTACGATCGCCGCAACCGGCTGACCGAACAGGTCGCAACGGATGTCCGCGCCGTGCTGGGTCGCGTGGTGTTCGAGACGGTCATCCCGCGCAACGTGCGACTTTCCGAAGCACCAAGCCACGGGCTGCCGGCGTTGATCTATGACCATCGTTGCAGCGGATCAGAGGCCTATATCGCACTGGCCCGGGAATTGATCGCGCGGCTTCCCCGCATGAAAGAGGCTGCCGCATGA
- a CDS encoding class I SAM-dependent methyltransferase, translating into MTEADAKAWIEQRFGPDATARIARFAEQVIRESELQNLVARSTLETIWSRHLLDSAQLIPLAGSIDTETRWLDVGSGAGFPGVIVALLTGARVTLVEPRRRRAEFLMEALADAPNAVVLTAKVEAISVEPQQIVTARAVATVFDLLRATRHVTDISTRYILPRGRSVHVELESARQGWHGLFHVEPSITDAESGILIAEKVRIR; encoded by the coding sequence GAGGCTGACGCAAAGGCGTGGATCGAGCAGCGCTTCGGCCCGGACGCCACCGCCAGAATAGCGCGCTTCGCCGAACAGGTGATCCGCGAAAGCGAGCTTCAGAATCTCGTCGCCCGATCGACGCTCGAGACGATCTGGTCACGCCATCTGCTCGATTCCGCCCAACTCATTCCGCTCGCCGGCTCGATCGATACCGAGACCCGCTGGCTCGATGTCGGTTCAGGAGCAGGCTTCCCCGGTGTGATCGTGGCATTGCTGACCGGCGCCCGGGTGACGCTGGTCGAGCCGCGTCGTCGTCGCGCGGAGTTTCTCATGGAAGCGCTCGCTGACGCACCAAATGCCGTCGTCCTAACCGCGAAGGTAGAGGCGATATCGGTCGAGCCGCAACAGATCGTCACCGCCCGCGCCGTCGCGACAGTGTTCGATCTGCTCCGTGCCACCCGACACGTCACCGACATATCCACACGTTACATCCTCCCGCGCGGCCGTTCGGTCCATGTAGAGCTTGAAAGCGCGCGCCAGGGCTGGCACGGATTGTTCCACGTGGAACCAAGTATCACCGACGCGGAATCGGGGATTCTCATCGCAGAAAAGGTTCGCATCCGATGA